TCTGGCTTCTCTTCTCTCCCAGtggatttcttgttttttttttttttttttttttttactgcatttaTGCAATACTGAGTAGTATACCACTTACAAATTGAGCATGATTTTGCAAAGCAGCATGTATTTGAGGGCTGTGATGGCTCGGGGGTTGTCAATGGAGTCGTAGCCCTCAAAGGCCTCGTAGAAGTAGGAGTAGGCCGTCTTCCAGTCTTTCTCCTCTGCTGCATGGGTGATtcctggaaacacacacacacacacacacacacacagagttttcaTAAACTTTTAAAATAGGGTTTGGGTGTAGGGCCGGGCAATATATATCAATGCTGCATCGATATGTCAATGTTGACAaggtttccttttggggacgtcatttaaaattgtaaaaaaaaatgggagttggaaaaaaggttataaattgcaatacattgcaatgtgtttaaaattgcaataatatcgtatcgcggcataagtatcatgatgatattgtatctggaggcgtctggtgattccccccccccccatgcctAGTAACAATACGTCCTCACGTTCACGTTGAGTTTGTTGcatgggggaaaaaatgccGAAGTTAGTGGCTCCTGATAAGCCAAAGGTGGCAAAAGAATTACGAAACTCTCAATGAACTGCTAAATACCGGGCTGAACAATACTCCAACAACTACTATGAGTCTGGACAACTACTGTTTTGTAAGTTCAGTCAACATATAATTGACTGGACCCCCAAAGACATGCAACGACCATTTGAAATCAAAAGTTCATCTCAAGAACAAAGCTAAATCCACAGCGGGGAAATCCCTCCAGGTTACCACTGAGGCCAGGACCACATCAACAGATGTGCTGCTGTGGGTCGTAGCCCAGCCCATGCAAAACGTGCTGCAAGAGATCTTTGGCAAGACAATCTTCGTTGTTGTCAACAAAACCTCTGACAACCTCTGTCCTCAACATTGTTATAGGTGAGCATCCAATAAGCTTTTATTTAGGAATGCTAATGCAGTAAATTAGCCAATTTTAACTAGGCCTGGGGCCTATGTTAAACATTAACATGAAGCtaaaagaaaagcaagtccGAAAGGGCTAAAAGTAAATTGGGAAAACACAGAatttgaaaacaattaaaatgatTTCATAGGGCCTTAAGAAACTAATACTTCACAACAGTGATTTGGCCAAGTGTTTGTCCTGCTTTGTACCTGACTGCATGTCTAGAGCCGCTTGTAGTTTAGGTGGACAGTAGATGGCGTTGGCGGTGGTCCTGGCGGAGGTGAGGGCGGCGCGGGCCTTGGCCAGGTTGCTGAGCCCGTGGTATGTCTTACTCTCCAGCAGCTGGACCTCCACCAGCAGGGCCTTGTCGTCCATCTTCTTCAGCTCATGCAGCAACTGGGTGCCtggagaaggaaggaaggaagtttAGAGTCAATGTGATGTTTGCCATGGTTCATAACTAGCACCATcaaccagccaaatgctggtcaAACATCCTGTGGCTGGTTGATTTGCTTCACTCAACAGCCAATAAAACCAAATGGTAATatattgagtggctggtaaaatttaaacattcactagccatttggctggagGACAATACGTTGAATTTGAACCCTGGATGTTCCTGTACGTTTTTGGTCCAAATGGGTGGAAAACGTTAGCCTGGTCCTAGCCGGAGTCTGGCCACTCACCCTtaacaagtgttaacttccttgaaggcggcaCCTCTGTTGATGTCTAAAACTACTGGACCTGCCCAGAACCACtgtggatctgccataaccaatcgctaacatTTGGTCCTGATGTCGGCTTAGCGTCGCTCGcgttagccaactccttcaccactaatggagcgagctggaaaatcaaactttcccaagcccgtggggggggggggggggggggggggggggggggggggaggaccaCAACATCATGGTCCCCAACACAACTCAGCAAAGATCATTcctgctcgggctttaacttctggatattcagcagcgttgccacaacggacccAAGGGCTTCGCTCTCATCTTTCTCTATCgtcattccagaactgcaactcTAACTAGGGCACAACGTCAGCGTTCTCAGCCACGCCCTCTGTTCTGATTGGACCGGTAAAGATTTCGGTTGGAGAAAACCTGCGACTATACCACAAACCCAGAcggagtactgaaggaaaatgaaaattgagcggaagtacgtaggagggagGAGAAAAATTGATTATAAGATATATCCTGTCGAATGTCCCCCTCCCGAAATGAAGATGAGAACTAAAATGGGAGTTTGAAACGACTCTTAGGCTAACATTCTCCATCCTTTAacatttcacacatacacaaggtTTTCTTTGTCCTTTAAACATTCTGTAATTAGCAAGGAAATGAATAACCGTTCCTAGAGATCCAACACGTACCCAGTTGTAGTGCCTCCTGGTAGCATTTAGTGTCGAAATACAGTGAGATGAGGCGAGcctgaggagagagaagaaaacacacaatttCAGGGCCCAGTaagctacagaatagttttaacttTTGTTCTGGGCCACATCTCTTCAACAAGTCAGAAAacgggaaagaaaaaaaactagtcAGTTTTACGCTGCTATgttctgtcttcttctcctgtCTGAGCACAGCGCGCCTGCGCGGCTACTTCAGAAGCCTGGGATGAAGCTGGGAAGAATTAAACACAGGGtttccacaccgtggtaatccACTGTGATAAtaaggatattttaaatgaaatagatAAGTGTTACCGTCAACAATTCTACCGTGGTTTACCATTACACCGgtaatcgttacatccctagttgATTCTAAAAGGCCAATTTATTCCCTTGGGTTTAAGAGAGGGGAAGTGGGATTGGTCCGCTCGGAAGTGGCTTAGTAGCGTCACATTATCCCGGACTCATTTCCGGGTTCTCCTTCTCCGTAACCAACATGAAATCTTGACttctcctgctacagatttcccaccgtggtcagaaagcgcAGGGGAGACacaatgtttctctctctacgtctccaagtagcctacaagacaCTAACGAGAGACTgcaatgtcaacacagtaaaaccTACTTAATGAAGTGACCGAGTGACACTCCCACCCTCTCAGGCCACTTACTTGCCCAAAGAAACCTGAAACGACCGCTGGGTCAGCGCCAAGTCTCACCTCTAGTGCCTGCCTGAGGAAGGTTCTCTTCTCATCCTTGGCCCACTCTATGCACTCCAGGCACAGCTCTACCTCCTGACCTGTTGCAGCTTCCATATCCAGGAACATGTCCAGAAGGGAGCGGACCAGCCGGGCTGCCTTGGCCTTGGAGATGGAGTTGAGAAAGGGGCGTACGTATTTCAGCAGGCCCCCTAGCTCTGAGAAGAGGGgtgggaggaaaaagaaagaagtctTGTACACAAGTATGTATAAATAGAAATCAGCTCTAAATGGCTGgtggataaaaaaaagcattgcaaAACACTCTGAATAGAACTGAATTTTTACccaactgaaacaaaaaaagactttaatTAAGGCCACTTTTATATTTGAGTAAAGAACATTGCAGGCCGCTCTCTAGTTATCTAGGGAAAGGTTAGGGGTACTGATTGATTCACTTTGTAAATAGGGAGTGATTTTGGACAGAACTTCATAGTGCCGCTTAAACTGTTGAATGTTGTACTTTCTGTTCTACTGCAAAGAACTGCAGCACTTGCGCTGGTCCAAATGTGTGGCAGGAATATACATGTCAATCAAATGCAACTAAAGCGTCACACAGGATGTGtaccagtgtttttttgtgggtttttttttttttaattaaaaggtaGAAAAAAACTGTAGTGATACAGCTATGTGTGCACAAAAtcaggggtggcagtagctcagtctgtaagagggttgggaaccggagggtcgctggttcaagtccccatacggaccaaagtacggagtgtggatcggtaactgagagatgccagttcacctcctgggcacagCCAGGTGTTTTGAGTAGGCagcgtacccccccccccccacaaaccgatcagggcgctggtccagcactggcagcccactcactctgacatctctccatttgtgcatacataataataacaataacaataatcctgagcgtgtgtgtgtatttcagggcTTAGTGTAGtatttaataacaaaaacagagtgtaaattgccCACTGGGGATCAACAAACAGTTTACCTTATTAGAATTTATTAGAAATGAAACGTGTTCTGTTGCATTACCTGCAGCCTGTCCTGTCTTGGCCAGCAGGCCACCCAGCTCCAGGATGCTCTGCTCTTTAACACGCACCGCCTCCTCATCACTCTCCTGGATGTCCCGCttcactacaacacacacacacacacacacacacagatgatgtAATCTGATTTGTAATAATATCAATCACCGTGATATACAAGAAATGCTGACGTTACACTCCTTTGCTACTGTATCAAGAGACTGGTTTTAAGTCACTTTACATCATGGATAGGTTGGGGTGAATGTCGAGCAACACTGAAATATCGGAGAtgtcaaattaaacaataatgacagctagcttgctagctacaTTACTATGCTCTAAAAAGCAACATAAAGCATACACTACAGTCTGTGACAAAGTAGGTGGCGTTAACAGAGTCCGTTTCACATCAATTTCCAAGTCGGCCTGACATCTGACAAGAAGAGGACTAGCTGCTAGCTCCGCTGGCTGCATGCTAGCGTTCACTAACCAGCAGACACACAGGGTAATGTCAAATGAATACGCCGGGGTAGATAACGTTAGCTTGTGTGATAAGTTAGCCGGTACGTTGCTAGCCGGCTAGCCCACTGCTGCTGACTCACTGTGTAccgaggaaaaaaagagacggCCAGCACTGGGCAAGCTAACTTAActtagcttagctgctagctgGCTAACTCAAATGCTTCAGGTGTGATGGAGGGGTGTACAGCTTCGGTGTCTGAGCGTATGATTATTTTCTGTCTAGTCCCGTATTTTGGCAATCATATTTACCTATAGAATGTAAGATATCGATAGAGGCATTCCGGTCTGTTCCAAGGAGAGACTGTGCTCTCTGAAACTCAGCCACTGCCGCGGCTGCCATCTTTCCTCAGCCTGCCTCCGCTCCGCTCTGCCGGCCTCAGCTAGTTGTTTTCCGGTCCGGTCGTTCACATGACCGGGCCAACGCTGCCCCCTACCGGGGGTAAGGAGTACTACATGCCTACAAGGGCAGGcactgccaaaaaaaacaattggattACTGAATGTCAGGTCATTAATGATGGTAGATGATCCAGCGTGTATAGGTTATTATTCAGAGGGATCAATGTTTTATGCATCTAATGGATCCGATTAGTCTGAAATGTGCAGGAGTTTTATTGTTCAAAACTTTGTGTGTTTATTGATGCGTTTTTGAATCATTGCATTTTACACCATACTATCACTAGGACTTCATATGCAGATTTATGAACTTTACATAaagtattaaattaaaacaaagtgGCTTAAGACAAATGTATAGGTGCATTATCAACAGAGCTGATTTTCTAGTTCTGCAGAAAGTGAGTATTTGTGTCAAGCCAGATAATCCCAATTAATTACAGGGACATGGTTGAACCCgagaaatagaaaacaaatacattttgaaagtataaattcatgttttgtttaaatcctcGTCATCTGTATTGTGCATTGTAATGGAAGCTTTGCCTGTTTGGGCTGGGAGGTTGAATTAGGCACAGTGATTGTCATCTCGCTttcccagaccctcctccatagcacgctggaggagggtctggctactcctcatagcattccgggatgggacgAAAACGCGATGCTAAGCATGGTACACGATAAccgcctgcacgatccgtcttGCGCATGTTCCCATAGActgttaaagaaagtctgttccacagtagcggtTGTTCGGGGCAGCGTCGTGGTGAGTTGCAGCAACTTCTGAAATGGTCCAGCAGTCAGGTTTCATTTAAGTCACTTAAATGAGTCATTTGTTTCAGTTATACTTTGTAATAGTAAAGGGATGCATGCATAAATTCATCATCATTTTATTATGATCATTGGTATGAAAGGGTAGGTAGAGAGGGGGTAGCATACAGTACAATAAATAACATAACACATTCAATACTGAAgtctttatttcaaaataacttAGAAACTCAAAATCAAacgttaaattaaaaaataaaagcggCATCTGCTTTCATAGGACAATGGACAGGTAGTCACAAacctgaaagagaaaaataaataaaataaaagagtaattaaaaaaaaaaaaaaNNNNNNNNNNAAACTTGTAACAGGCTAGTTTAACACTTTTAGACACTGTCTTCTGCTAGTTTTCTACACAGGGTGACCAGTGGCTGCGAGAATGTGAATGCCAAGTCATGTGACATAACACGTTTTTAAGTCGCAGACATGGGTAGTCATAGACGGCTGTAACAGTTGTTCCGACAGCCTCATGGTAAGTTTGAGTGGCTCTATAACCGGGGTCCAACTCATGACTAGCGAGCACTTTCTTACTGCTGCTGGCATATAGTATAGCATATGACATATAGCATTTAGTAGCTTCCTTGAGCAAGACAAGCACCAGGCTCTCTCAGTTTCTGGCACCAACTGCCAAATGCTCGCCGTGTCTATCTACTTCTTCTATCTATGCCCAGCACCACTTATTTTTGAGTCCTTTATCTATGGGTGGAACATGATCCCCAGGTTTATGACCATGCGCTCCATGCTTTCACTGACAACACCATCATGACGTATGGATCTCAATCACAGGGCGTTGCCAGGACCCGCCCCGCTTCTGATTGGCTTGTAACATTAGAGCTGTAGTCCTCTCATAAGATTCGTATGTGAAACCAATTGACCTGGAAATATAAccacatttttttctccccctaAAACGGGGCCAGTATCCTTTAAGCCCTGCATTCGTGATACAACCATTATTGTGTGGcacactttttttccttttaaattagGAAAACTGGGTCAGTCAGGTAGCAGAGAACGTACGTGGGCAACAGGCCAGTACATACTCAACAATAAGGAAATACAGCCCTTCCTTCATTACAACAAAAGCAGCTAAAGGcctatgaaaaaaaatcccccacAACAGGGAGTTATGCATTTGAAGCAGTTGTAACAGACGTTTTTCTTGGCTAACTGCTTTCCAGATGACTTGGCAGTGGCCTACCTTGCAGCTTACGATCAGGTTGAGAGAGCTGTCTGTGTTTGGAGCTACAGAGAACACCGGGTTGTGCAAACAGTCCTCCATGTGCTGGGATACCGTGGACTCCAGAAGATTCCGCAGGATATCAGGCGTGATGTTCGGTTTCTAAAGACAAGGTGTACAACGTTGCAGCATTTTAAGTAGAGACCTGACTTACTCATTCACTTAAAAAGGAGcattccggtcgattccaagctctgttgtatgtaaatgtggaggtctgtcagtagagggaaactaaccaatcggtgctgcctacactgagttatcctcctgttaacaggcttaaacagggcaagttataaacGTGTTtatagcctcttaacatgttcgaGATGAAAAAGTTAGTGCCCACAAATACGTGCTCATTCTTGTGTATTTCCTTCTAACAACTAAAGTATCCTGGTAAGCGTAGAACCTGCCATTCAGAATACATAGGAGCAACTCGCTCCCAAAGTAAGATTCAGTTGGTTGTCATATACATTTTCAccactagatgggagaaattcttacaaAATGTAGCTTTAATGATTAAAACAAAGGCAGTGACTCTAAatttacctcaattataactagtctcctgctagttgtactacagcacttactttaaaagaaatatatataattctAGTGCTAGTAGGCCTATTAAGAGGTGCAAATTAATTTAGGTACATTGGCatgggatcctttccataagatcatctcaatgcaaatcaaaccagctgttagGCTAACAggaataaaaccatgcctatctctaggtatggtgaaggggatgtgatgatgtggggggggctattttaattccaaaggccaagggaactttatcaggatgcatagtatcctgatccatgtaataagtggcctttaataataaaaatctgcctaaatgtatgggaatttaacattggGGGgctgtatacttatgccccctgtattttaaggaagaacagttatttatttatttatttatttatttacttattaacgatacattattcattcataaagaaaattaGTGTCTTTAAACATTGGATTTTTccaatcaaacaaaataaaaattaaattaaggcattaagattaatttccaaaagacaaaagatacagcaccactgtatgtatgaatggaTAAGGGATCATGTTGATGGGACAGTCTGCCTTTATCCTGTTTAGGGGACAATCATATGTTAAGTTTTAGAACAGATGTAAACAGGAGATATAATGTTCTTTTGGCCAGTCTAAAATTATTTAGACAATTTTGCA
The nucleotide sequence above comes from Etheostoma spectabile isolate EspeVRDwgs_2016 chromosome 15, UIUC_Espe_1.0, whole genome shotgun sequence. Encoded proteins:
- the LOC116703529 gene encoding 26S proteasome non-ATPase regulatory subunit 11A isoform X1: MAAAAVAEFQRAQSLLGTDRNASIDILHSIVKRDIQESDEEAVRVKEQSILELGGLLAKTGQAAELGGLLKYVRPFLNSISKAKAARLVRSLLDMFLDMEAATGQEVELCLECIEWAKDEKRTFLRQALEARLISLYFDTKCYQEALQLGTQLLHELKKMDDKALLVEVQLLESKTYHGLSNLAKARAALTSARTTANAIYCPPKLQAALDMQSGITHAAEEKDWKTAYSYFYEAFEGYDSIDNPRAITALKYMLLCKIMLNLPEDVQALISGKLALRYAGRQTDSLKCVAQASKNRSLADFEKALTEYKAELRDDPIISTHLTKLYDNLLEQNLIRVIEPFSRVQIAHVSALIKLSKGDVERKLSQMILDEKFHGILDQGEGVLIVFEEPVVDKTYEAALETIQNMSKVVDALYNKAKKLT